The Myxococcales bacterium genomic sequence TCGAAACCTTATTGAATCGGGGCGCCGGCTTTATCGACGCGGCAGCGCTGGCCGGCAGCGGGCTGGCGGGCATCGGCGCGACGATCCAGACCGAATTTTCGTTGGAATACGAGGAAATCGAAGGGTTTCCGCGCCCGAAAATCGCCGGGCATCCGGGCCGGTTGCTCATCGGCCGCTTCGGCGACAAGCGCGTCGCGATCTTCCTGGGCCGCGTCCATGCCTACGAAGGCGCCGACCCGGCGGAAATCACCCTGCCCGTGCAAATCGCCGCCGGTTTGGGCGCGACGACCGTCGTGCTGACCAGCTCCGTCGGCGCGATCAACGCCGATTATCGCCCCGGCGAATTGATGTTCGTCGCCGACCATCTCAACCTGATGGGATACAACCCGCTGTTCGCGATGATGCAAAAAGCAACCGGCAATCCGTTCGCCGAGGGAACCAACACGCCGTTCGTCGACCTCTCGGGCGT encodes the following:
- a CDS encoding purine-nucleoside phosphorylase is translated as MTARNSPHQAAVSRLALRHPYRDRILETLLNRGAGFIDAAALAGSGLAGIGATIQTEFSLEYEEIEGFPRPKIAGHPGRLLIGRFGDKRVAIFLGRVHAYEGADPAEITLPVQIAAGLGATTVVLTSSVGAINADYRPGELMFVADHLNLMGYNPLFAMMQKATGNPFAEGTNTPFVDLSGVYRTELFTPLCETLAAQNIRLHRGVLAVLPGPTYETPAEVRFLRNAGADAVCMSTVPEAIYAKYAGLAVVGLTLVTNRANDGTLREKPSHHEVLANAAAAADRFTLAVRETFRLL